From one Vibrio palustris genomic stretch:
- a CDS encoding hotdog fold thioesterase, which yields MKIWKKPISLDILNHTSTNTLIEHLNIVYTDIGDDWLSATMPVCSFTHQPMGLLHGGASVVLAETLGSVAGFFSVDENSYCVGIDINANHMRGVRSGTVTGTAVALHRGAMTQVWQIDIRDEKNRLVCASRITLAVKHHTAKDKT from the coding sequence ATGAAAATTTGGAAAAAGCCAATAAGTCTCGATATTCTTAATCATACATCCACCAATACGTTGATCGAACATCTTAATATTGTCTATACCGACATAGGAGATGACTGGCTTTCGGCCACGATGCCTGTGTGCTCTTTTACCCATCAGCCTATGGGGTTATTGCATGGGGGCGCATCTGTAGTTTTAGCTGAAACCTTAGGGTCGGTCGCTGGTTTTTTCAGTGTGGATGAGAACAGTTATTGTGTCGGAATTGATATTAATGCAAATCACATGCGTGGGGTACGTTCGGGAACGGTAACGGGTACCGCCGTGGCTCTTCATCGTGGCGCAATGACCCAAGTGTGGCAAATTGATATTCGAGACGAAAAAAACCGTTTGGTTTGTGCGAGTCGGATAACCTTAGCCGTAAAACATCACACAGCAAAAGACAAAACCTAA
- a CDS encoding DUF3389 family protein: MRIEFSRGILIVTPHEILIRLTDMPDTVLQAQQESITLFGQEANVIMANGGGVKWSIKVDNTDQLKWISEELGCEIR, translated from the coding sequence ATGCGTATTGAATTCTCTCGCGGCATACTGATCGTGACTCCCCATGAAATCTTAATTCGTTTGACGGATATGCCCGATACCGTCCTACAAGCACAACAAGAGTCGATAACGTTATTTGGTCAAGAAGCCAATGTTATCATGGCAAATGGCGGTGGTGTTAAGTGGTCTATAAAAGTAGACAATACGGATCAATTAAAATGGATTAGCGAAGAGTTAGGATGTGAAATTCGTTAA
- a CDS encoding SgrR family transcriptional regulator: MSSPRLRVQFETLFEHFHGEDAETQLDDVTDILCCTRRNARIVLNKMEEEGWVEWHPAAGRGKLSRLLFRRSRTDVSENLARRYLDEGKIGQALNVLDQDAAKLSKVIQGYLGIQHAEGLPVIRLPYYRPLSMLNPLKTMRRSERHIVKQVFSGLTRLDDDEQVRPELAHHWESITACHWRFFLRPGVRFHNGELLTTEIALESLLQLKSFHLFSHIQAIKSPSEWVIDIYLSRDDHYLPLWLSETCANIMLPASERQDNFDVYPIGTGPYKVLINDDKRLILQAFDGYFGFRPLLDRVEVWVISSIHSSLVFPSIDTPSQLGHKVSSQEDVGLDPGCTYLLLNRCDGVAKNVEWARYLSQRLRSLNVLRLMPESSIVDMGLVPAHGLKPGWYHQPPINPDDTLPEKQRISIAYQANHPMYPALVNVLKRILNYDGLHVDVIQHDSESQTSPNVDIWVQSMGIANRRDEALAAWLLNDSHIQHLSSKENFSQWAAQIDAWRSVPNKEFPGRSLGQSLVDNHQVIPLFHSWLGVSKEQCGSLQNAKCNALGWFDFSQVWVKPQLT; this comes from the coding sequence ATGAGCAGTCCAAGATTACGCGTTCAGTTTGAAACGCTGTTTGAACATTTTCACGGCGAAGATGCTGAGACTCAGCTCGATGATGTCACTGACATTCTCTGCTGTACACGCCGTAACGCTCGTATTGTTTTGAATAAAATGGAAGAAGAAGGCTGGGTTGAATGGCACCCAGCGGCAGGACGCGGTAAACTTTCTAGGTTGTTATTTAGGCGCTCTCGAACGGATGTGAGTGAAAACCTAGCACGGCGTTACCTCGACGAAGGTAAAATTGGTCAAGCATTAAATGTACTCGACCAAGATGCGGCCAAACTGAGCAAAGTGATACAAGGTTATTTGGGGATACAGCATGCAGAAGGGTTGCCGGTTATCCGTCTGCCGTATTATCGGCCGTTATCGATGCTCAACCCGCTGAAAACGATGCGACGCTCAGAACGCCACATTGTTAAGCAAGTATTCAGTGGTTTAACTCGGCTAGATGATGACGAGCAAGTTCGGCCTGAGTTAGCGCATCATTGGGAGTCGATCACAGCCTGTCACTGGCGATTTTTTTTACGGCCAGGCGTGCGTTTTCATAACGGAGAGTTATTAACCACAGAGATTGCACTCGAGAGTTTGTTACAACTCAAGAGTTTCCACCTTTTTTCACATATTCAAGCAATTAAGTCGCCGTCTGAGTGGGTGATTGATATTTACTTATCGCGTGATGATCATTACCTGCCACTGTGGCTATCTGAAACCTGCGCGAATATTATGTTGCCCGCAAGTGAGCGCCAAGATAATTTTGATGTGTATCCCATCGGCACGGGACCATATAAAGTGCTCATCAATGATGATAAACGACTTATTTTACAAGCTTTTGATGGTTATTTTGGCTTCAGACCACTGCTAGATCGGGTGGAAGTGTGGGTAATAAGCTCGATACATTCTTCGTTAGTTTTTCCTTCTATTGACACTCCGAGTCAGCTAGGACACAAGGTGTCTTCACAAGAAGATGTTGGGCTTGATCCCGGCTGCACATATTTGTTGCTCAATCGGTGTGATGGCGTCGCAAAAAATGTAGAGTGGGCGAGATATTTGTCCCAGCGGTTACGATCATTAAACGTACTGCGGTTAATGCCTGAATCGAGCATCGTGGATATGGGGCTAGTCCCGGCGCATGGGTTAAAACCAGGCTGGTATCATCAGCCCCCCATCAATCCAGACGACACATTACCAGAGAAGCAACGTATTTCTATTGCATATCAGGCAAATCATCCCATGTATCCTGCTCTTGTTAATGTATTAAAACGTATTTTGAATTATGACGGTCTGCATGTCGATGTTATCCAACACGATTCAGAGTCCCAAACATCACCCAATGTCGATATTTGGGTGCAAAGCATGGGAATTGCAAATCGTCGAGATGAGGCTTTAGCGGCTTGGCTATTAAATGATTCACATATTCAGCATTTAAGTTCCAAAGAGAACTTTTCTCAGTGGGCCGCGCAAATTGATGCTTGGCGTAGTGTTCCGAACAAAGAATTCCCTGGGCGTTCACTTGGACAGTCATTAGTAGACAATCATCAAGTTATACCACTTTTTCACAGTTGGTTGGGGGTGTCTAAAGAGCAATGTGGATCATTACAAAACGCCAAATGTAATGCATTAGGGTGGTTTGATTTCAGCCAAGTTTGGGTCAAACCACAATTAACTTAA
- a CDS encoding LysR family transcriptional regulator, with the protein MQSPITLEALHILDAIDRRGSFAAAANELNRAPSSLSYQIQKLEQDLDIMIFDRSGHKANFTEAGQLILEHGRTLLSSTEKLVHDATVLANGWELEMTIAFDGIIPVNNFFPLVDALGTVSKTRLRLQEEILAGCWESLSANRADLLVCPKIETLPQDVKSQPLGKLQIAWYAASDHYVHKRSAGPFDDITRQKYRIIAIADTARDQPAISVNILEKQPRLTVTNMSVKCEALVDGLGIGTLPTQVAQPFVESGQLIQIEGSEPRELELIMAWRRNKLGEAKSWCIQYLKKHWTLR; encoded by the coding sequence GTGCAGAGCCCTATCACTCTTGAAGCGTTACACATTCTTGATGCGATTGACCGTCGAGGAAGTTTTGCAGCAGCGGCCAATGAATTAAATCGAGCTCCGAGTTCACTTAGCTATCAAATTCAAAAACTTGAGCAAGATTTAGACATTATGATTTTTGACCGTTCAGGTCATAAAGCTAATTTTACCGAAGCCGGGCAATTGATATTAGAACATGGACGGACATTGTTATCTTCAACCGAAAAGCTCGTTCATGATGCAACAGTTTTAGCTAATGGCTGGGAACTCGAAATGACCATCGCATTTGATGGTATTATTCCAGTTAATAACTTTTTCCCTTTAGTTGATGCCCTCGGCACGGTCAGTAAAACCCGCCTACGTTTACAAGAAGAAATTTTGGCTGGTTGCTGGGAATCCTTATCGGCCAATCGTGCGGATTTGTTAGTATGCCCGAAAATAGAGACACTCCCACAAGATGTCAAATCTCAGCCATTAGGTAAGTTACAAATCGCCTGGTATGCGGCGAGCGATCATTACGTTCATAAACGTTCAGCAGGGCCATTTGATGACATCACTCGTCAAAAATATCGCATTATCGCCATTGCAGATACAGCGCGAGATCAACCAGCCATTAGTGTCAACATATTAGAAAAGCAGCCCCGTCTAACGGTGACCAATATGAGCGTGAAATGTGAAGCTTTAGTTGACGGTCTGGGGATAGGGACATTGCCAACACAAGTGGCACAGCCTTTTGTGGAAAGTGGTCAACTCATTCAAATTGAAGGCAGTGAACCACGAGAGCTAGAACTTATCATGGCTTGGCGACGTAATAAGCTAGGTGAAGCAAAATCGTGGTGTATACAATACCTTAAAAAGCATTGGACGTTGCGTTAA
- a CDS encoding bifunctional acetate--CoA ligase family protein/GNAT family N-acetyltransferase, with amino-acid sequence MNRLTALLNPKSVAVIGASSRIERAGHVVMKNLLTAGFNGVIMPVNPRYSSVCGVLAYRNIESLPLVPDVAILCTHASRNVELIQQLADKGVKFTIILSADMYSATAQGETINAHCQEIAKRTGMRILGPNSLGVILPWVNFNGSFSPTTAKRGNIAFVSQSAAVCTTMLDWANDKGIGFSNFISLGNASDVDFAELLDYLSVERHTTAILLYIDSIRDARRFMSAARAAARNRRILVVKSGRTLTGTRATHQHTGGMESFDIVYDSAIQRSGMLRVYTMHELFAAVETLTHTVPLRGERLAIMTNGGGPAIMALDTLLEKGGKLAQLEPTVIERLNEQLPESWSHSNPVDIVGDADAKRYIVTLDALLDSDNIDAILIMLSPSAIADADETAQGIIEFIQRDGRAKKFNILTNWSGEQSVHSARNRFNQAGIPTYRTPESAVSAFMHLVEYRRNQKQLMETPTNTESLQYGHLDAAHHWIEDKLNNVSKVDLETHQIKPLLHAYEFDLLATYVASDASEAVHLANQIGYPVALKLHSPDIMHKSDVQGVMLNLRNAQEVASAAQAIIDRTELSYPAAHVQGLQVQAMASTTGAEELRVKVIQDAIFGPVILLGQGGSDWREHSDAVASLLPLNTTLARYMIIRALKQGKVRLQKGHAQFDKIKLAELLVRLSQMIIECPQIETLDIHPLLATKERFTLVDVDLTLCQFSGDGQSRLAIRPYPTELISHWIDKQGDPVTFRPILPEDEPRHADFIRQVSKDDLYKRFFNEVGEFNHEALANMTQIDYDREMAFVAVQDNCIIGVSRALINPDNTNAEFAILVRSDLKSRGLGKQLLNRAIQYCRDKGTATISGMTMPSNQGMITLAKHCGFTVEIYLEDGVAELSLPLHE; translated from the coding sequence ATGAATCGATTAACCGCCCTACTCAACCCCAAATCTGTTGCCGTGATCGGTGCGTCAAGCCGGATTGAACGTGCTGGGCATGTTGTGATGAAGAATCTACTAACCGCTGGCTTTAATGGCGTTATTATGCCGGTTAATCCTCGTTATTCTTCCGTATGTGGCGTGTTAGCTTATCGTAATATCGAGAGTCTCCCTTTGGTACCTGATGTCGCGATATTATGCACTCATGCTTCTCGAAATGTAGAGCTTATACAGCAGCTTGCCGACAAAGGTGTCAAGTTTACTATCATCTTATCCGCCGATATGTACAGTGCCACTGCGCAAGGTGAAACCATTAATGCGCATTGCCAAGAAATCGCAAAGCGCACAGGAATGCGAATTTTAGGGCCAAATAGCTTAGGTGTCATTTTACCGTGGGTTAATTTTAATGGTTCGTTTTCTCCGACCACCGCTAAGCGGGGTAATATTGCGTTTGTTTCCCAGTCTGCCGCAGTGTGTACCACCATGTTAGATTGGGCTAATGATAAAGGTATCGGTTTTTCTAACTTTATTTCATTAGGGAACGCCAGTGACGTCGATTTCGCTGAATTATTAGACTATCTAAGTGTAGAACGCCATACGACTGCCATTTTGCTGTATATAGACAGCATTAGAGATGCGAGACGATTTATGTCCGCTGCGCGTGCTGCTGCTCGTAACCGAAGAATCTTAGTGGTAAAAAGTGGACGAACCTTAACAGGGACACGCGCCACTCATCAACATACCGGCGGGATGGAATCATTTGATATCGTTTATGATTCGGCGATACAGCGCTCTGGCATGCTGAGGGTATACACGATGCATGAGCTGTTTGCCGCCGTAGAAACACTCACACATACTGTTCCTCTGCGTGGAGAGCGTTTAGCCATTATGACCAATGGTGGCGGACCTGCGATTATGGCGCTCGATACGTTACTCGAAAAAGGTGGGAAACTGGCACAACTTGAACCTACCGTGATTGAAAGGCTGAATGAGCAGCTTCCGGAAAGTTGGTCACACAGTAATCCTGTCGATATTGTTGGCGATGCAGATGCTAAACGTTACATTGTCACTTTAGATGCTCTACTCGATAGTGATAACATCGATGCTATATTGATTATGCTAAGCCCATCTGCCATTGCAGATGCAGATGAAACTGCACAAGGAATTATTGAATTTATTCAAAGAGATGGGCGAGCCAAAAAATTTAATATTTTAACGAATTGGTCTGGTGAACAATCCGTACATTCCGCGCGTAATCGCTTTAATCAAGCTGGTATTCCGACTTACCGGACGCCAGAAAGTGCGGTAAGTGCTTTTATGCACTTGGTAGAGTATCGTCGTAACCAAAAGCAGTTGATGGAAACCCCTACGAACACAGAATCATTGCAATATGGCCATTTGGATGCCGCGCATCATTGGATTGAAGATAAGCTAAACAACGTCTCAAAGGTTGATTTAGAAACGCATCAAATTAAGCCTTTATTACACGCTTATGAGTTTGATTTGTTAGCGACGTATGTTGCTTCAGATGCCAGTGAAGCGGTTCATTTAGCCAACCAAATTGGCTATCCTGTCGCGCTAAAACTGCATTCACCTGATATTATGCATAAATCAGATGTTCAGGGAGTGATGCTGAATTTACGTAATGCACAAGAAGTTGCCAGCGCAGCTCAAGCGATTATTGACCGGACGGAACTATCCTACCCGGCGGCGCATGTACAAGGTCTACAAGTGCAAGCCATGGCGTCAACGACGGGAGCGGAAGAGTTACGAGTAAAAGTCATTCAAGATGCTATTTTTGGTCCAGTGATTTTATTAGGTCAAGGAGGGTCAGATTGGCGTGAGCACAGTGATGCGGTGGCATCACTACTGCCGTTAAACACGACTTTGGCACGTTACATGATTATCCGCGCGCTAAAACAAGGGAAAGTTCGCCTGCAAAAGGGACACGCCCAATTTGACAAAATTAAGCTCGCGGAGTTATTAGTCAGGTTGTCTCAAATGATCATTGAGTGTCCGCAAATAGAGACCCTTGATATTCACCCCTTATTAGCGACCAAAGAGCGTTTTACGCTGGTCGATGTGGATTTAACATTGTGTCAGTTTAGCGGTGATGGCCAAAGTCGTTTAGCGATTCGTCCGTACCCAACTGAGCTTATTAGCCATTGGATAGACAAGCAAGGTGACCCTGTCACGTTTCGTCCTATTCTTCCCGAAGATGAACCACGACATGCCGACTTTATTCGTCAAGTTTCTAAAGATGATCTTTATAAGCGTTTTTTTAATGAAGTCGGTGAATTTAACCACGAAGCATTGGCTAATATGACGCAAATAGATTATGACCGAGAAATGGCGTTTGTGGCGGTACAAGATAATTGTATTATTGGTGTATCACGGGCGCTCATTAACCCAGATAATACCAATGCTGAATTTGCGATTTTGGTTCGTAGCGATTTAAAATCTCGAGGGTTAGGTAAACAGTTGCTAAATAGAGCCATTCAATACTGCCGTGATAAAGGAACAGCGACAATATCAGGTATGACAATGCCGTCGAATCAAGGCATGATTACATTGGCGAAACATTGCGGATTTACAGTTGAGATCTATTTGGAAGATGGAGTGGCAGAATTATCATTGCCACTCCATGAATAA
- a CDS encoding SPOR domain-containing protein, which produces MKKIIIIGLSALLSACATEHYVTDVTSQSHREDFKLADVTQPLSSNQDEMQGVSEQDAAPKMTQAKPQSAAKTPAKSKEHMTSIVPPSKKQQQAQTRFGYTIQIVAVGAQNKVDSFVKELPKQGQPIWENYKEVNGTKWFSVLYGDYATRTQAKQAAESLPKELKDLKPFVKSIDSIKNSNFPTMNKLN; this is translated from the coding sequence ATGAAAAAAATTATCATCATCGGCTTGTCAGCTTTATTGTCTGCTTGTGCCACTGAACATTACGTAACCGATGTCACCTCACAGAGCCACCGGGAAGATTTTAAACTCGCTGACGTTACTCAGCCTCTTTCATCCAATCAAGATGAGATGCAAGGGGTATCTGAACAAGACGCCGCCCCGAAAATGACCCAAGCTAAGCCTCAATCAGCAGCCAAAACACCGGCAAAAAGCAAGGAGCATATGACCAGCATTGTTCCACCATCGAAAAAGCAACAACAAGCGCAAACTCGCTTTGGGTACACCATTCAAATTGTTGCGGTTGGAGCACAAAATAAAGTGGATAGTTTTGTTAAGGAATTACCAAAACAAGGCCAACCAATTTGGGAAAACTACAAAGAAGTGAACGGTACGAAATGGTTTTCAGTACTCTATGGTGATTACGCTACTCGCACACAGGCGAAACAAGCAGCAGAATCCCTACCAAAAGAGCTAAAAGACTTAAAACCATTTGTTAAAAGTATCGATTCGATTAAGAACTCAAACTTCCCGACAATGAATAAACTGAATTAG
- a CDS encoding D-alanine--D-alanine ligase, whose translation MAKATILLLCGGASSEHDVSLISANYIEQQLTLNHEFDVVRVEIQAQGWYNNAQELVTLDINSATLVSVSDTHVIDFVVPCIHGYPGETGDIQSMLDLANIPYLGCGPEASSNSFNKITSKLWYDALNIPNTPYLFLTENNDDAIERTEKAVQEWGNVFVKAARQGSSIGCYKVTSISAVADAIKQAFTFSEQVLVEKAVQPRELEVAAYEYNDEVFITQPGEVIAPNNAFYTYEEKYGADSHSLTTVEVDDLSDEQRDIIRESARKAFVHMKLRHLSRIDFFLTPDGDVYLNEVNTFPGMTPISMFPKMLKHNGHVFSEFLAQHIRKAVNPKV comes from the coding sequence ATGGCAAAAGCAACAATTTTATTACTGTGTGGCGGCGCTTCGTCAGAGCACGACGTCTCTCTCATTTCAGCGAATTATATCGAACAGCAACTCACTCTTAATCATGAGTTTGACGTTGTTCGTGTCGAGATACAAGCGCAAGGCTGGTACAACAACGCACAGGAATTAGTCACGTTAGATATTAATTCGGCGACACTTGTGAGTGTGTCAGACACACATGTCATCGATTTTGTCGTACCGTGCATTCATGGGTATCCAGGAGAAACTGGCGATATTCAATCTATGCTAGATCTCGCGAATATTCCATATTTAGGTTGTGGTCCAGAAGCGAGTAGTAATAGCTTTAATAAGATCACCTCAAAGCTTTGGTATGATGCGCTCAATATCCCTAATACTCCTTATCTTTTCTTAACAGAGAATAATGATGACGCTATTGAACGCACTGAAAAAGCCGTTCAGGAGTGGGGCAACGTATTTGTCAAAGCCGCTAGGCAAGGGTCTTCCATAGGGTGTTACAAGGTCACGTCAATCAGCGCGGTAGCTGACGCCATCAAGCAAGCTTTTACTTTCTCTGAGCAAGTCTTAGTTGAAAAAGCAGTACAACCCCGCGAGCTTGAGGTTGCCGCCTATGAATACAACGACGAAGTGTTCATTACACAGCCTGGTGAAGTGATTGCGCCTAACAATGCATTTTACACATATGAAGAAAAATACGGTGCCGATAGTCACTCTTTAACTACAGTCGAGGTAGATGACTTAAGTGATGAACAACGGGATATCATTCGTGAATCAGCGAGGAAAGCCTTTGTGCACATGAAACTACGTCACCTTTCTCGCATTGATTTTTTCTTAACCCCGGACGGTGATGTCTATCTCAACGAAGTCAATACCTTCCCTGGTATGACGCCGATTTCAATGTTTCCTAAGATGCTAAAACATAATGGGCATGTCTTTTCTGAGTTTTTAGCTCAGCACATTCGTAAAGCGGTTAATCCCAAGGTTTAA
- a CDS encoding tyrosine-type recombinase/integrase: MKKNCSEFTDSTLQRQYRTILLNELTVEGFQDITHNGYAKRSCVAMVKDWNLFREFCQFKQVSPLPASTTAIRLFLEKEARERKFSTLRRYAITISNIHKLAGYSDPTRTQPIRQLLMQLRLDKYGDGKQAETFTAGHLSQLHEGLINSDVAKDIRDLAIYHVMFECALKRGELKQLLLEQCVYQDDIVMIELGETSYKLSDEGKEALMRWLNLVGVETGPVFRGINRHGHIASAPLDDSSIYRVLRHAGERLGQPGLKFSGQSTRIGAVKELSKQGYKAREIQSFGRWLSAAMPYQYLGDTNTAEREKLKFLAIKPWD; the protein is encoded by the coding sequence TTGAAAAAAAATTGTTCTGAGTTCACAGATTCTACACTTCAGCGTCAATATCGCACAATTTTGCTAAATGAGCTGACGGTAGAAGGTTTTCAAGATATTACCCACAATGGGTATGCGAAACGGTCATGCGTGGCCATGGTCAAAGATTGGAATTTATTTCGCGAGTTCTGCCAATTTAAGCAAGTGTCTCCTTTGCCGGCATCAACAACGGCTATTCGCCTTTTTTTAGAAAAAGAAGCGCGGGAACGTAAATTTTCAACGCTACGTCGGTATGCCATCACGATTAGTAATATTCATAAACTAGCGGGCTATAGCGATCCGACACGTACTCAGCCAATCCGGCAGTTATTGATGCAGTTACGTTTGGATAAGTATGGTGACGGCAAACAAGCAGAAACATTCACAGCTGGCCATTTATCTCAATTACACGAAGGTTTAATTAATAGTGATGTCGCTAAAGATATTCGTGATTTAGCCATTTATCATGTGATGTTTGAGTGTGCTCTTAAACGTGGTGAGCTTAAACAATTGTTATTAGAGCAATGTGTCTATCAAGACGATATCGTCATGATTGAATTAGGCGAAACCTCTTACAAACTCTCCGATGAAGGCAAAGAGGCATTAATGCGTTGGTTGAATTTGGTTGGTGTTGAGACGGGGCCGGTATTTCGTGGCATTAATCGTCATGGGCATATTGCATCTGCGCCACTGGATGACTCATCTATTTATCGGGTTTTACGTCATGCTGGAGAACGTTTAGGGCAACCTGGCTTAAAGTTTTCTGGTCAATCGACACGAATTGGTGCTGTAAAAGAATTGTCGAAACAGGGATATAAAGCGCGGGAGATCCAGAGTTTTGGTCGCTGGTTAAGTGCTGCAATGCCGTATCAATATCTTGGAGATACCAATACGGCGGAGCGAGAAAAGCTTAAGTTCTTAGCAATTAAACCTTGGGATTAA
- a CDS encoding DUF3319 domain-containing protein, whose translation MAVSIYRGVQLQSANDSTEVWQARIKKHVITGSLAAVKKSIDWWCDTASLIDPKEFESLQPRKDDTVSAGAQENFNGYTIKNDTGEANAWYCFFNGRLIKGSKVAIQKHIEAYLIAKKRAEGK comes from the coding sequence ATGGCTGTATCAATTTATCGCGGGGTGCAACTGCAATCCGCCAATGATTCGACTGAAGTTTGGCAAGCCCGAATTAAAAAACATGTTATCACGGGAAGTCTGGCAGCAGTAAAGAAAAGTATTGATTGGTGGTGTGACACTGCGTCTTTAATCGATCCAAAAGAATTTGAGTCATTACAACCCAGAAAAGATGATACGGTTAGCGCTGGCGCTCAAGAGAACTTTAATGGATACACCATAAAAAACGATACGGGAGAAGCGAATGCTTGGTATTGTTTTTTTAATGGACGCTTAATCAAAGGATCTAAGGTAGCCATTCAAAAACACATTGAAGCCTATCTTATTGCCAAGAAGCGCGCCGAAGGTAAATAG
- the yciH gene encoding stress response translation initiation inhibitor YciH → MTLVYSTDVGRIDPEPEQKIRPQGDGIVRIHRETKGRKGKGVSVIKGLDMDDAPLKLLAAELKKVCGCGGSVKDGCVEIQGDMRDKIKAHLEKKGHTVKLAGG, encoded by the coding sequence ATGACATTAGTATATTCAACCGACGTTGGGCGAATTGACCCAGAGCCAGAGCAAAAAATTCGTCCTCAAGGCGACGGGATTGTGCGTATTCACCGAGAAACAAAAGGGCGAAAAGGCAAGGGCGTTTCAGTAATCAAAGGCTTGGATATGGACGATGCGCCATTAAAATTGTTAGCAGCAGAGCTGAAAAAAGTGTGTGGCTGTGGCGGCTCCGTCAAAGATGGATGTGTTGAAATTCAAGGTGATATGCGCGATAAAATAAAAGCGCACTTGGAGAAAAAGGGTCATACCGTAAAACTAGCCGGTGGCTAA
- the mtgA gene encoding monofunctional biosynthetic peptidoglycan transglycosylase: protein MVFFAVLLGTPILLALIMKFVNPPFWGWEIHRTLFPIDGYPQQIEHQWVAISEISPYLPLAVMASEDQRFPEHWGIDFHALWKVIKTSGSGGPDRGASTITQQTAKNVFLYPSHTYIRKAYELYIALILELIWGKERIMEVYLNVIEFGPGIYGVQAASEHYFGINASQVSRYQAAQLAVVLPNPYKIHPAPMTSYVRHRVNWVLGQMRNLGPVTLH from the coding sequence ATGGTATTTTTTGCTGTGTTACTCGGTACGCCTATATTGCTAGCACTCATTATGAAATTTGTGAACCCACCATTTTGGGGATGGGAAATTCATCGAACACTATTTCCTATTGATGGGTACCCACAGCAAATAGAACATCAATGGGTTGCGATATCAGAGATCTCGCCGTACTTACCTTTAGCGGTAATGGCGTCAGAAGATCAGCGTTTTCCCGAACACTGGGGAATCGATTTTCACGCATTATGGAAAGTGATTAAAACAAGTGGTTCTGGAGGGCCTGATCGAGGTGCAAGTACCATTACTCAGCAAACAGCAAAAAATGTATTTTTGTACCCAAGTCATACGTATATCCGTAAAGCTTACGAATTATATATTGCGCTAATACTTGAGCTTATTTGGGGTAAAGAAAGGATCATGGAAGTCTATCTTAATGTGATTGAATTCGGCCCAGGTATTTATGGTGTACAAGCAGCATCAGAACATTACTTTGGCATTAATGCGAGCCAAGTCAGTCGCTATCAAGCGGCACAACTTGCGGTCGTATTGCCTAATCCCTACAAAATTCATCCCGCACCAATGACGAGTTACGTGCGTCATCGGGTAAACTGGGTTCTTGGCCAAATGAGAAATCTTGGTCCAGTCACTTTACATTAA
- a CDS encoding YoaH family protein — protein MFEDLPTMTHEEQQEAVEKIQEMMRQGMSSGEAIKLVANEIREAQKDKKA, from the coding sequence ATGTTTGAAGATCTACCGACGATGACTCACGAAGAACAGCAAGAAGCTGTTGAAAAAATACAAGAAATGATGCGTCAGGGAATGAGCTCAGGGGAAGCGATTAAACTGGTTGCCAATGAGATTCGTGAAGCCCAAAAAGACAAGAAAGCATAA